A region of Myxococcus stipitatus DSM 14675 DNA encodes the following proteins:
- a CDS encoding RNA polymerase sigma factor, giving the protein MDALAFDALLETEQAALSRLARRLVWDGEEARDLVQASLADAYEKRHLLRDAKAGPAWLRRILVSRAMGHLRRRRVWGVIRESLNGGSPLEPSPEERFEGVERWRALGRAVRALPAKQATAFTLRYLEGLDLDSIAESMGIGRGTVRIHLYRALKKLKAEQALEGETS; this is encoded by the coding sequence ATGGACGCGCTGGCTTTCGACGCCCTCCTCGAGACGGAGCAGGCCGCGCTGTCGCGGCTGGCGAGGCGGCTGGTGTGGGACGGCGAGGAGGCCCGGGACCTGGTGCAGGCGTCCCTGGCTGATGCCTACGAGAAGCGGCATTTGTTGCGGGACGCGAAGGCGGGGCCGGCGTGGCTGAGGCGCATCCTGGTCTCTCGCGCGATGGGACACCTGCGGCGGCGGCGCGTGTGGGGCGTGATTCGTGAATCACTGAACGGGGGCTCCCCGTTGGAGCCGTCACCCGAGGAGCGCTTCGAGGGAGTGGAGCGGTGGCGGGCGTTGGGGCGCGCGGTGCGAGCGCTGCCCGCGAAGCAGGCCACCGCCTTCACCCTGCGCTACCTGGAGGGACTGGACCTGGATTCCATCGCGGAGAGCATGGGCATCGGCCGCGGCACCGTGCGCATCCACCTGTACCGCGCGCTGAAGAAGCTCAAGGCCGAGCAGGCCCTCGAAGGAGAGACATCATGA
- a CDS encoding amino acid permease has protein sequence MANPPDAERQLEEDAAQLQRLGYAQQLLRGMGGFSNFAVSFSIISILTGAVTLYGHGLRFGGPLVMGVGWPLVAVMTLAVAASLAQLASSFPTAGALYHWAAMLGGPRVGFFTAWLNTLGQFAITAGIDYGLAEFLADMLVGSRERSTVLPIYTAILLSHAVLNHVGVRVVAWLNDFSAWYHVVGVAVLIGALAAFAPKQDAAFLLTRFSSETPLYAYGFLIGLLQAQWTFTGYDASAHVSEETRDPTRNAPWGIFLSVAVSAVVGYLLLGAVTLAIQDLPATAAAANPFLYVLTHSLGPALGGALVWVAIGAMWFCGLSSVTSNSRMLFAFARDNGLPASHWLARVSPRFKSPSVAVWVSVAAALVVALWSQAYAAMVALSTLALYASYALPIWVGFRTRRAGTWSHRGPWDLGRASSLVNGVALVWCAVVMVLFVLPPNQLAGYTFAGALVLLGLYWGLVQRHTFTGPRVTLLRPPEPPATSAATSSPSSG, from the coding sequence ATGGCCAACCCACCGGACGCCGAGCGTCAGCTCGAGGAGGACGCCGCCCAGCTCCAGCGGCTGGGGTACGCGCAGCAGCTCCTGCGCGGCATGGGCGGCTTCTCCAACTTCGCGGTCTCCTTCTCCATCATCTCCATCCTCACCGGCGCCGTGACGCTGTACGGCCATGGCCTGCGCTTCGGGGGGCCGCTGGTGATGGGGGTGGGCTGGCCGCTGGTGGCGGTGATGACGCTGGCCGTGGCGGCGAGCCTCGCGCAGCTCGCGTCCTCGTTCCCCACCGCGGGCGCGCTCTACCACTGGGCGGCGATGCTGGGCGGGCCCCGGGTGGGCTTCTTCACCGCGTGGCTGAACACGCTGGGGCAGTTCGCCATCACCGCGGGCATCGACTACGGGCTGGCGGAGTTCCTCGCGGACATGCTCGTGGGCTCGCGCGAGCGCTCCACCGTGTTGCCCATCTACACGGCCATCCTCCTGTCCCACGCGGTGCTCAACCACGTGGGCGTGCGCGTGGTCGCCTGGCTCAATGACTTCTCGGCCTGGTACCACGTCGTGGGCGTGGCGGTGCTCATCGGCGCGCTCGCGGCCTTCGCGCCCAAGCAGGACGCGGCCTTCCTGCTGACGCGCTTCAGCTCCGAGACGCCGCTGTATGCCTATGGCTTCCTCATCGGCCTGCTCCAGGCGCAGTGGACCTTCACGGGCTACGACGCCAGCGCGCATGTCTCCGAGGAGACCCGAGACCCCACGCGCAACGCCCCGTGGGGCATCTTCCTGTCCGTGGCCGTCAGCGCGGTGGTGGGCTACCTCTTGCTCGGCGCGGTGACGCTGGCCATCCAGGACCTGCCCGCCACCGCCGCCGCCGCCAATCCCTTCCTGTATGTCCTCACGCACTCGCTGGGCCCGGCCCTGGGGGGCGCGCTGGTCTGGGTGGCCATCGGCGCCATGTGGTTCTGTGGCCTGTCGTCGGTGACGTCCAACTCGCGCATGTTGTTCGCCTTCGCGCGCGACAACGGGCTGCCCGCCTCCCACTGGCTGGCGCGCGTGTCGCCGCGCTTCAAGAGTCCCTCCGTGGCGGTCTGGGTGTCGGTGGCCGCGGCGCTGGTGGTGGCGCTGTGGAGCCAGGCCTACGCGGCCATGGTGGCGCTGAGCACGCTGGCCCTCTATGCGTCATATGCCCTGCCCATCTGGGTGGGCTTCCGCACGCGGCGCGCCGGGACGTGGTCTCACCGAGGGCCGTGGGACCTGGGCCGCGCGTCGTCGCTCGTCAACGGGGTGGCGCTGGTCTGGTGCGCGGTGGTGATGGTGCTCTTCGTGCTGCCGCCCAACCAGCTCGCCGGCTACACGTTCGCCGGCGCGCTGGTGCTGCTGGGGCTCTACTGGGGCCTGGTCCAGCGGCACACCTTCACGGGGCCGCGCGTGACGCTGCTCCGGCCCCCGGAGCCTCCGGCTACTTCGGCAGCGACGTCTTCCCCATCTTCAGGATGA
- a CDS encoding phospho-2-dehydro-3-deoxyheptonate aldolase encodes MIVMLEPDSPESVVSAVLQVASQYKGVTPRPHVIEGSEYTVTEIYLLGSTAQVPTEAFEQIPGVRQVVRVSQKYRVIGRHKGQRTSTGFEYNGITFDERTVQVFAGLCAVDTKENVESMMAALERCDIRTTRMGAYKPRTNPYEFQGLGAACLPWVFESAGRHGIKVVAMEVTHPRHIDEIRDALERSGNATGVMLQVGTRNAQNFELLKSIGQQRVFPVLFKRGMGITLEESLNACEYIASEGNPKIVFCLRGVKSHLGDPHRNMVDFAHVPVVRRLTRMPVCVDPSHAIGRPDAPPDGLPDIFHSIGQGLIAGASMVLVDFHPNPEAALCDGPQALRLEQLAALQRYTQIVRDAYVAVVKNGDGSQSTPA; translated from the coding sequence ATGATTGTCATGCTCGAACCGGACTCTCCTGAGTCCGTCGTATCCGCCGTCCTTCAAGTCGCGTCGCAGTACAAGGGCGTGACGCCGCGTCCCCACGTCATCGAGGGCTCGGAGTACACCGTCACGGAGATCTACCTGCTGGGCTCCACGGCCCAGGTGCCGACGGAGGCCTTCGAGCAGATTCCGGGCGTGCGTCAGGTGGTCCGCGTCTCGCAGAAGTACCGCGTCATCGGCCGGCACAAGGGCCAGCGGACGTCGACGGGCTTCGAGTACAACGGCATCACCTTCGACGAGCGCACGGTGCAGGTGTTCGCCGGCCTGTGCGCGGTGGACACGAAGGAGAACGTGGAGTCGATGATGGCGGCGCTGGAGCGCTGCGACATCCGCACCACGCGCATGGGCGCGTACAAGCCGCGCACCAACCCCTACGAGTTCCAGGGCCTGGGCGCCGCGTGCCTTCCGTGGGTGTTCGAGTCTGCGGGCCGGCACGGCATCAAGGTCGTCGCCATGGAGGTGACGCACCCTCGGCACATCGACGAGATTCGCGACGCGCTGGAGCGCTCCGGCAACGCCACCGGCGTGATGCTCCAGGTGGGCACGCGCAACGCGCAGAACTTCGAGCTGCTCAAGTCCATTGGCCAGCAGCGCGTCTTCCCCGTGCTCTTCAAGCGCGGCATGGGCATCACGCTGGAGGAGTCGCTCAACGCCTGCGAGTACATCGCGAGCGAGGGCAACCCGAAGATCGTCTTCTGCCTCCGCGGCGTGAAGTCGCACCTGGGCGACCCGCACCGCAACATGGTGGACTTCGCGCACGTGCCGGTGGTCCGCCGCCTCACGCGCATGCCGGTGTGCGTGGACCCGTCGCATGCCATCGGTCGGCCGGATGCTCCGCCGGATGGCCTGCCGGACATCTTCCACTCCATCGGCCAGGGCCTCATCGCGGGCGCGTCCATGGTGCTGGTGGACTTCCACCCGAACCCGGAAGCGGCGCTGTGTGACGGCCCGCAGGCGCTGCGGCTGGAGCAGCTCGCCGCGCTCCAGCGCTACACGCAGATTGTCCGGGACGCGTACGTGGCCGTCGTGAAGAACGGCGACGGAAGCCAGTCCACCCCGGCGTAG
- a CDS encoding EVE domain-containing protein yields MATPQYWLIKSEPSVYAYAQLEKDQKTEWTGIRSFEARNNLRAMKPGDLCLFYHSNEGKAVVGVAKVLTLATEDSTAPGEDWASVKVAPVIPVKAPVELSTVKATTALKEFPLITRSRLSVAPVTAEHFKLILKMGKTSLPK; encoded by the coding sequence ATGGCGACCCCCCAGTACTGGCTCATCAAGAGCGAGCCCTCGGTCTACGCGTACGCGCAGCTCGAGAAGGACCAGAAGACGGAGTGGACGGGCATCCGCAGCTTCGAGGCGCGCAACAACCTGCGGGCGATGAAGCCTGGCGACCTCTGTCTCTTCTACCACTCCAACGAGGGCAAGGCCGTGGTCGGCGTGGCCAAGGTCCTCACCCTGGCGACGGAGGACTCCACCGCGCCCGGCGAGGACTGGGCGTCGGTGAAGGTCGCCCCCGTCATCCCCGTCAAGGCCCCGGTGGAGCTCTCCACCGTCAAGGCCACCACGGCCTTGAAGGAGTTCCCCCTCATCACCCGCAGCCGCCTCAGCGTCGCGCCCGTCACGGCCGAGCACTTCAAGCTCATCCTGAAGATGGGGAAGACGTCGCTGCCGAAGTAG
- a CDS encoding SDR family NAD(P)-dependent oxidoreductase: MNLDLKDKVALVTGSTAGIGLAIVEALASEGAEVIVNGRSKERVDAAIAAVRRKQPDAKLRGAAIDLGTSEGVSALIQSIPRVDILVNNLGIFEAKPFEAIADAEWMRFFDVNVMSGVRLSRHYLQGMRETNWGRIVFISSESGVQIPVEMIHYGVTKTAQIALSRGIAESLSGTNITSNCVLPGPTRTEGVEDFLKGLAKQQGVDQASVEREFFKSARPSSLIQRFAEPAEVAALVTFVCSPQSSGINGSALRVDGGVVRAIP; the protein is encoded by the coding sequence ATGAACCTGGATTTGAAGGACAAGGTGGCGCTGGTGACGGGGTCCACGGCGGGTATCGGCCTGGCCATCGTCGAGGCCCTGGCGAGCGAGGGGGCGGAGGTCATCGTCAACGGCCGCTCGAAGGAGCGGGTGGACGCGGCCATCGCCGCGGTGCGCCGCAAGCAGCCGGACGCGAAGCTGCGCGGCGCGGCCATCGACCTGGGCACGAGCGAGGGCGTGAGCGCGCTCATCCAGTCCATCCCCCGCGTGGACATCCTGGTGAACAACCTGGGCATCTTCGAGGCGAAGCCGTTCGAGGCCATCGCCGACGCGGAGTGGATGCGCTTCTTCGACGTGAATGTCATGAGCGGCGTGCGCCTCAGCCGCCACTACCTCCAGGGGATGCGCGAGACGAACTGGGGGCGCATCGTCTTCATCTCCAGCGAGTCGGGCGTCCAGATTCCGGTGGAGATGATTCACTACGGGGTGACGAAGACGGCGCAGATTGCCCTGTCGCGCGGCATCGCGGAGAGCCTGTCGGGGACGAACATCACCTCGAACTGTGTCCTCCCGGGGCCCACGCGCACCGAAGGCGTGGAGGACTTCCTCAAGGGCCTGGCGAAGCAGCAGGGCGTGGACCAGGCCTCGGTGGAGCGCGAGTTCTTCAAGAGCGCCCGCCCGTCGTCGCTCATCCAACGCTTCGCCGAGCCCGCGGAGGTCGCCGCGCTGGTGACCTTCGTGTGCAGCCCCCAGTCGTCCGGCATCAACGGCTCGGCGCTGCGCGTGGACGGCGGCGTGGTGCGCGCCATCCCCTGA
- a CDS encoding tetratricopeptide repeat protein, translating to MSKLLFAAFNEGAKLSMTGDHEAAISFFDKVLAVDAKHFPALIAKGSSLAQLGRAQDALRCFERAIEVDPSAADPHRDAALCQLELGEPEAAAELMERAIQLNGDPGYREASAIEVYERGNALLTRGPRRPDKARYRQARHTFELALELAPAYVEAAKALADVWEHLGDTAQRDQYTKLASRLRPKGV from the coding sequence ATGTCCAAGTTGCTGTTCGCGGCGTTCAACGAGGGCGCCAAGCTGTCGATGACCGGCGACCACGAGGCCGCGATCTCCTTCTTCGACAAGGTCCTCGCCGTCGACGCGAAGCACTTTCCCGCCCTCATCGCGAAGGGCTCCTCGCTCGCGCAGCTGGGCCGCGCGCAGGACGCCCTGCGCTGTTTCGAGCGAGCCATCGAGGTGGACCCGTCCGCCGCCGACCCCCACCGCGACGCGGCCCTGTGCCAGCTGGAGCTGGGCGAGCCGGAGGCCGCCGCGGAGCTCATGGAGCGCGCCATCCAGCTCAACGGCGACCCGGGCTACCGCGAGGCGTCCGCCATCGAAGTCTATGAGCGAGGCAACGCGCTGCTCACGCGCGGCCCGCGCCGGCCGGACAAGGCCCGCTATCGTCAAGCACGACACACTTTCGAGCTGGCCCTGGAACTGGCGCCCGCATACGTCGAAGCGGCCAAGGCCCTGGCCGACGTCTGGGAGCACCTGGGGGACACCGCCCAGAGGGACCAGTACACGAAACTGGCCTCCCGGCTGCGTCCCAAGGGCGTCTGA
- the pheA gene encoding prephenate dehydratase — MAESSPRRIAFQGERGAYGEEALRALHGPHVEAVPCPTFRAVFEAVAEGRVDGGVVPVESSLGGPVAENVDLLLEHDVPITGEVSLRIRHCLVAPPGLALADVERVLSHPQALAQCAGYLRRRGIQPIPEANTAIAARKVAEEAPPRTGAIASRASAELYGLTVLEEGVEDSPDNYTRFIALGLTPPHEWKRRKTALAFTVQNESGALYRVLGAFSGRGLEVSRLESRPQRRAWEYVWCLDVDGALEDPRVREAVEAAQAACITLRVLGSYGVA; from the coding sequence ATGGCTGAGTCGTCTCCGCGTCGCATCGCCTTCCAGGGAGAGCGAGGCGCCTATGGAGAAGAGGCGCTGCGCGCGCTCCACGGGCCGCACGTCGAAGCCGTCCCCTGCCCCACCTTCCGCGCCGTGTTCGAGGCCGTGGCCGAAGGCCGCGTGGACGGCGGCGTCGTCCCGGTGGAGAGCTCGCTGGGCGGCCCGGTGGCGGAGAACGTGGACCTGCTGCTGGAGCACGACGTGCCCATCACCGGCGAGGTGTCGCTGCGCATCCGCCACTGCCTCGTCGCGCCGCCCGGCCTCGCGCTCGCGGACGTCGAGCGGGTGCTCTCGCATCCCCAGGCCCTGGCCCAGTGCGCCGGCTACCTCAGGCGACGCGGCATCCAGCCCATTCCAGAGGCCAACACCGCCATCGCCGCGCGCAAGGTCGCCGAGGAGGCTCCGCCGCGCACCGGCGCCATCGCCAGCCGCGCCTCCGCGGAGCTGTACGGCCTGACGGTGCTGGAGGAAGGCGTGGAGGACTCGCCGGACAACTACACGCGCTTCATCGCGCTGGGCCTCACGCCGCCGCACGAGTGGAAGCGGCGCAAGACGGCGCTCGCCTTCACGGTGCAGAACGAGTCCGGCGCGCTGTACCGCGTGCTGGGGGCGTTCTCCGGACGCGGGCTGGAGGTGTCCCGGCTGGAGTCCCGTCCGCAGCGCCGCGCGTGGGAGTACGTGTGGTGCCTGGACGTGGACGGCGCGCTGGAGGACCCGCGGGTGCGCGAGGCGGTGGAGGCCGCTCAAGCAGCCTGCATCACCCTGCGGGTCCTCGGCAGCTACGGCGTGGCCTGA
- a CDS encoding caspase family protein, with product MARSLLFLSLFLPAVASAAPSDSNAASTPVRRLALLVGVNDGGPGRAKLRYAVTDANSFGQVLEELGGVQPQDRLMMLEGDRPALESALARFKAMVAAAKSPGGRTEALIYYSGHSDEEGLLLHKDRFGYRELRQALEQLPADVRIAILDSCASGTLARQKGGVRRPAFLVDASTAVRGHAILTSSSEDEVSQESDRIGGSFFTHNLVSGMRGAADATGDGRVTLHEAYQFAFHETLARTERTRGGAQHPAYDIELAGTGELVMTDLRTTSAVLVVGEGVEGRLFIRDQPGRLVVELNKLAGRSTELGLQPGHYTVMRESRGASSQAKLVVDKGGRTVLADSAFLPMMGELTAMRGGSAGAGGDSLAMTTPVEGTGRHRRFLNLGLLPKMQTNSLFGDTDVDNALSFSLGVASMGRLDGFALAMGANWNADSIRGVQTSLGINVVHGNVNGAQFTVGGNWARGAVEGAQFAVGGNWAGERVEGIQAAVGANVARKGGYLGQFAVGASVSSMSMKGAQLSVGTSWVEGDFEGYQASVGLNMVRGHMKGIQMSSGVNYVASANGAQFSLLNIGGDVRGMQLGIVNIAGKMNGLQLGLINVSQEMESGIPVGLLNIVRNGQFHVEAYGSDFNYANVSLKVGSRYLYTALVVGMGSIRTRGPSHWSTGVGIGGHIPLTERFFVDVDVVSNNIHDWEGSEGNRLLHQARLMVGYQVASHFAIIAGPTANLLHGFDGDPVAPLSHLGTAGSTTNKEALWWPGLQVGLRI from the coding sequence ATGGCGCGGTCACTCCTGTTCCTGTCCCTGTTCCTCCCCGCCGTGGCCTCGGCGGCACCCTCGGATTCCAACGCTGCTTCCACCCCCGTTCGCCGCCTGGCGCTGCTGGTGGGCGTCAACGACGGAGGCCCCGGCCGCGCGAAGCTGCGCTACGCCGTCACCGATGCGAACTCCTTCGGCCAGGTGCTGGAGGAGCTGGGCGGTGTCCAACCTCAAGACCGGCTGATGATGCTGGAAGGGGACCGCCCGGCCCTGGAGAGCGCGCTGGCCCGCTTCAAGGCCATGGTCGCCGCGGCGAAGTCTCCCGGCGGGCGCACCGAGGCGCTCATCTACTACTCGGGCCACTCCGACGAAGAGGGCCTGCTGCTGCACAAGGACCGCTTCGGCTACCGCGAGCTGCGTCAGGCGCTGGAGCAGCTGCCGGCCGACGTGCGCATCGCCATCCTCGACTCGTGCGCGTCCGGAACGCTGGCGCGGCAGAAGGGCGGCGTGCGGCGCCCGGCCTTCCTCGTGGACGCGTCCACCGCGGTGCGCGGCCATGCCATCCTCACCTCGTCGTCGGAGGACGAGGTGTCCCAGGAGTCCGACCGCATCGGCGGCTCGTTCTTCACGCACAACCTCGTCTCCGGCATGCGCGGCGCGGCCGATGCGACCGGGGATGGCCGCGTCACGCTCCACGAGGCCTACCAGTTCGCCTTCCACGAGACGCTGGCGCGCACCGAGCGCACCCGCGGCGGCGCGCAGCACCCCGCCTATGACATCGAGCTGGCCGGCACCGGCGAGCTGGTGATGACGGACCTGCGGACCACGTCCGCCGTGCTGGTGGTGGGGGAGGGCGTCGAGGGCCGCCTCTTCATCCGCGACCAGCCCGGGCGGCTGGTGGTGGAGCTGAACAAACTGGCGGGCCGCTCCACGGAGCTGGGCCTCCAGCCGGGCCACTACACCGTGATGCGTGAGTCGCGCGGCGCCAGCTCCCAGGCGAAGCTGGTGGTGGACAAGGGCGGGCGCACGGTGCTGGCGGACAGCGCCTTCCTGCCGATGATGGGCGAGTTGACCGCGATGCGCGGGGGCTCGGCGGGGGCGGGAGGCGACAGCCTGGCCATGACGACCCCCGTGGAAGGGACGGGCCGGCATCGCCGCTTCCTCAACCTGGGCCTGCTCCCCAAGATGCAGACCAACAGCCTCTTCGGGGACACGGACGTGGACAACGCCCTGTCCTTCTCGCTCGGCGTGGCGAGCATGGGCCGGCTGGATGGCTTCGCCCTGGCGATGGGCGCGAACTGGAACGCGGACTCCATTCGCGGCGTGCAGACCTCCTTGGGCATCAACGTGGTGCACGGCAACGTGAATGGCGCGCAGTTCACCGTCGGCGGCAACTGGGCCCGGGGCGCGGTGGAGGGCGCCCAGTTCGCGGTGGGCGGCAACTGGGCGGGTGAGCGCGTGGAGGGTATCCAGGCCGCGGTGGGCGCGAACGTGGCGCGCAAGGGCGGGTACCTGGGCCAGTTCGCCGTGGGCGCCAGCGTGTCGAGCATGTCGATGAAGGGCGCGCAGCTCTCCGTCGGCACGAGCTGGGTGGAGGGCGACTTCGAGGGCTACCAGGCCTCGGTGGGCCTCAACATGGTGCGCGGGCACATGAAGGGCATCCAGATGTCCTCCGGCGTGAACTACGTGGCCTCGGCGAATGGCGCGCAGTTCTCCCTCCTCAACATCGGCGGCGACGTCCGCGGCATGCAGCTGGGCATCGTCAACATCGCCGGGAAGATGAACGGCCTCCAGCTGGGGCTCATCAACGTGTCGCAGGAGATGGAGTCGGGCATCCCGGTGGGCCTGCTCAACATCGTGCGCAACGGCCAGTTCCACGTCGAGGCCTACGGCAGCGACTTCAACTACGCGAACGTCTCGCTCAAGGTCGGCAGCCGCTACCTCTACACCGCACTCGTGGTCGGCATGGGCTCCATCCGCACGCGAGGCCCCAGCCACTGGTCCACGGGCGTGGGCATCGGTGGCCACATCCCCCTGACGGAGCGCTTCTTCGTCGACGTGGACGTGGTGAGCAACAACATCCACGACTGGGAGGGGAGCGAAGGCAACCGGCTGCTGCACCAGGCCCGGCTCATGGTGGGCTACCAGGTGGCCAGCCACTTCGCCATCATCGCTGGCCCCACGGCCAACCTCCTCCACGGGTTCGATGGTGATCCCGTGGCGCCGCTGAGCCACCTGGGCACCGCGGGCTCGACCACCAACAAGGAAGCCCTCTGGTGGCCCGGTCTGCAGGTGGGCCTGCGCATCTGA
- a CDS encoding GNAT family N-acetyltransferase, with product MSTPDIRRIPAAETRGLRRAVLRPHQPPEAVVYPGDDDQDTLHLGLYSDGRLLGVASLYREPPPYALKAITSWRLRGMAVEQGRQGQGLGAALLKACMDHAMEHRGTQLWCNARATASGFYRSLGFIQHGDVFELPGIGPHHLMSRELKESVR from the coding sequence GTGAGCACTCCAGACATCCGCCGGATTCCAGCCGCCGAGACGCGCGGGCTGCGCCGGGCCGTCCTGCGCCCCCACCAGCCTCCCGAGGCCGTCGTCTATCCAGGAGATGATGACCAGGACACTCTCCATCTGGGCCTGTACTCGGATGGCCGCCTGCTCGGTGTGGCGTCACTGTACCGGGAGCCGCCTCCCTACGCATTGAAGGCCATCACCTCCTGGCGCCTGCGCGGCATGGCCGTGGAGCAGGGGCGACAGGGACAGGGCCTGGGCGCGGCCTTGCTGAAGGCGTGCATGGACCACGCGATGGAGCATCGCGGCACGCAGTTGTGGTGCAACGCGCGCGCGACGGCGTCGGGCTTCTACCGCTCGCTGGGCTTCATCCAGCACGGCGACGTGTTCGAGCTGCCTGGAATCGGTCCCCACCACCTCATGTCGCGAGAGCTGAAGGAGTCCGTGCGATGA
- a CDS encoding polysaccharide biosynthesis/export family protein, whose protein sequence is MGKTSAGGWMLLGALLLGGCVHQPAVKVDNSDQPYRIGREDVLDIAVWRDAELSRTLPVRPDGFISMPMVGEVQAAGKTPTELAEALKSSFQPYVQEPRVTVIVREVNSSRVFVTGEVTHPGAYPLRGRVSLIQAIALAGGFTDFANSDGIVVIRSDGNGGQIPVRYSDLISPDGGQDVLLRPGDTIVVP, encoded by the coding sequence ATGGGCAAGACGAGCGCGGGGGGCTGGATGTTGTTGGGAGCGTTGCTCCTGGGCGGGTGTGTGCACCAGCCGGCGGTCAAGGTGGACAACTCCGACCAGCCCTATCGCATTGGACGTGAGGATGTGTTGGACATCGCGGTGTGGCGTGACGCGGAGCTGTCCCGCACGCTCCCGGTCCGTCCGGATGGCTTCATCTCCATGCCCATGGTGGGTGAGGTCCAGGCGGCGGGGAAGACGCCGACGGAGCTGGCCGAGGCGCTCAAGTCGAGCTTCCAGCCGTATGTGCAGGAGCCGCGCGTGACTGTCATTGTCCGTGAGGTCAACAGCAGCCGCGTCTTCGTCACTGGAGAGGTGACGCACCCGGGGGCCTATCCCCTGCGCGGGCGCGTGTCGCTGATCCAGGCCATCGCGCTGGCGGGCGGCTTCACCGACTTCGCCAACTCCGACGGCATCGTGGTCATCCGCAGCGACGGCAACGGCGGGCAGATTCCCGTGCGCTACAGCGACCTGATTTCGCCCGACGGGGGCCAGGACGTGTTGCTGCGGCCGGGGGACACCATCGTCGTGCCGTGA
- a CDS encoding bifunctional chorismate mutase/prephenate dehydratase, translating into MSSPLDLGALRDAIEAIDEEILDALRRRMDLADDVARSKLANAAPLRDQRREDLLLRRIRTRAAEHKLDPHEVERIWRLVIDMSVARQQALVTRQDTTPLRVGYPGVEGSYSHLAARRLYAGRSGGVLLTGFDHSREVVEALRRGEQDLALLPIENTTAGSMNETYDLLAEGGVVITAELVSQVDHRLLGLPGAKLEGLREVLSHPQALAQCEAFLRDKLPWARAVPDVDTGGAAQKVRERNDPTVAAIASEIAAQRFGLEVLARELQPESDYTRFVEVGREATPLSPEAPCKTSLLMVLEHKPGTLGEMLQRLTLRGVNLSKLESRPIPGSPWQYRFYVDVEGHAASAPLTAALEDIRPLTSFLRVLGTYARAEGSHG; encoded by the coding sequence ATGAGCTCCCCGCTGGACCTGGGCGCGCTGCGCGACGCCATCGAGGCCATCGACGAGGAGATTCTCGACGCCCTCCGCCGCCGCATGGACCTGGCCGACGACGTGGCCCGCTCCAAGCTGGCCAACGCCGCGCCCCTCCGGGACCAGCGACGAGAGGACCTGCTCCTGCGGCGCATCCGCACGCGCGCCGCCGAGCACAAGCTGGACCCGCACGAGGTGGAGCGCATCTGGCGGCTGGTCATCGACATGTCCGTGGCGCGGCAGCAAGCGCTCGTCACGAGGCAGGACACCACGCCGTTGCGCGTGGGCTATCCGGGCGTCGAGGGCTCCTACAGCCACCTGGCCGCGCGCCGCCTCTACGCGGGCCGCTCCGGGGGCGTGCTGCTCACCGGGTTCGACCACTCGCGCGAGGTGGTGGAGGCGCTGCGCCGCGGCGAGCAGGACCTGGCGCTGCTGCCCATCGAGAACACCACCGCGGGCAGCATGAACGAGACGTACGACCTGCTGGCCGAAGGCGGCGTGGTCATCACCGCGGAGCTGGTGAGCCAGGTGGACCACCGGCTCCTGGGCCTGCCGGGCGCGAAGCTGGAGGGACTGCGCGAGGTGCTCTCCCATCCGCAGGCCCTGGCCCAGTGCGAGGCCTTCCTTCGCGACAAGCTGCCGTGGGCGCGGGCGGTGCCGGACGTGGACACGGGCGGCGCGGCGCAGAAGGTGCGTGAGCGCAATGACCCGACGGTCGCCGCCATCGCCAGCGAGATTGCCGCGCAGCGCTTCGGCCTGGAGGTGCTCGCGCGCGAGCTCCAGCCCGAGTCCGACTACACGCGCTTCGTCGAGGTGGGGCGGGAGGCCACGCCGCTGTCGCCCGAGGCCCCGTGCAAGACGTCGCTGCTCATGGTGCTGGAGCACAAGCCCGGCACGCTGGGGGAGATGCTCCAGCGGCTCACCTTGCGCGGCGTCAACCTGAGCAAGCTGGAGTCGCGGCCGATTCCGGGCAGCCCGTGGCAGTACCGCTTCTACGTGGACGTGGAGGGCCATGCGGCCTCCGCGCCGCTGACGGCCGCGCTCGAGGACATCCGTCCGCTGACCTCCTTCCTGCGAGTGCTCGGCACCTATGCCCGAGCCGAGGGGAGCCATGGCTGA